In one Diprion similis isolate iyDipSimi1 chromosome 6, iyDipSimi1.1, whole genome shotgun sequence genomic region, the following are encoded:
- the LOC124407641 gene encoding inositol monophosphatase 1-like produces MTTMTSDNDLTNFYETVEILARDAGKVIAEAINKEKKVSVKGIDWDLVTEYDRRVEETVITSLSAKFPSHKFIGEEDVAKEGKPPELTNDPTWIIDPIDGTTNFVHKFPHVCISIALVINKRVEIGIVYNPVIEQFFSAVRGRGAFLNGTRIRTSGVQDLSHALVGMEPWLAKDEKHTISVYSRAHFLIQRTHGIRSLGLAALSLCYVAMGAIEAYHIEGIDPWDVAAGQLIIEEAGGTVVDTTGGVLDLMNPKVIAACNREIAEQIVNLFKETDSITQKKISDFLPLINSNAQ; encoded by the exons ATGACCACGATGACGAGTGATAAcgatttgacaaatttttacgaGACGGTAGAAATCCTGGCTAGAGATGCGGGAAAG GTTATAGCTGAAGCTATAAACAAGGAAAAGAAAGTCTCAGttaaaggaatcgattgggatTTAGTGACGGAATACGATCGAAGAGTGGAGGAAACTGTAATAACCAGCTTGTCAGCAAAGTTTCCCAGTCACAA GTTTATAGGAGAAGAAGATGTGGCGAAAGAAGGTAAACCACCAGAATTGACTAACGATCCCACTTGGATAATTGATCCAATAGACGGAACGACTAACTTTGTTCACAAGTTTCCTCACGTTTGTATCTCCATCGCTTTGGTCATCAATAAAAGAGTTGAAATCGGAATTGTTTACAATCCTGTGATAGAACAATTCTTCTCTGCAGTGAGGGGAAGAGGAGCTTTTCTAAATGGGACTCGGATCCGAACTTCTGGTGTTCAAG ACCTTTCGCATGCTCTGGTCGGAATGGAACCATGGTTAGCCAAAGATGAAAAACATACCATAAGTGTATATAGCAGagcacattttttaattcagagGACTCACGG aATTAGATCCCTGGGACTGGCTGCGTTAAGTCTATGCTATGTGGCGATGGGCGCAATCGAAGCATATCACATCGAAGGCATAGACCCATGGGACGTGGCTGCCGGACAATTAATTATCGAAGAGGCTGGGGGGACGGTTGTGGATACCACTG gtgGAGTTTTAGATTTGATGAACCCAAAAGTGATTGCAGCCTGCAATCGTGAAATAGCTGAACAAATTGTTAATCTATTCAAGGAAACAGACAGCAtaactcagaaaaaaatatcagactTCTTGCCACTGATAAATTCAAATgctcaataa
- the LOC124407643 gene encoding inositol monophosphatase 1-like: MTTDSTLDVYYEFVMGLTREAAKVITNSIKLRKSVDTKRGDWDLVTQYDREIENIIIDRLRSQYPDHMFIAEESAGNNSPDLTDAPTWIIDPIDGTTNFVHGFPHTCVVIALAIRKEVMIGIVYNPLLEQLFTARKGRGAFLNGEPIRTSEVEDFSKALVCFEPGFIKIESMAEYVVERLRAIIKVAHGIRTLGVAALTLCYVAMGAVDAYHIEGPGIEAWDIAAASLIIAEAGGVVVDRVTGDRVDIMRPRAIGAANSKIAAAMVKIIHETDERVDQMKNTTN; encoded by the exons ATGACGACGGATTCCACCCTCGATGTGTACTACGAATTCGTTATGGGTTTGACTCGGGAAGCTGCCAAG GTCATCACCAACTCGATAAAACTGCGAAAATCCGTCGACACGAAACGAGGTGATTGGGATCTTGTGACACAATACGACCGGGAGATTGAAAACATCATAATTGATCGTTTGAGAAGTCAATACCCAGATCACAT gtTTATCGCCGAAGAATCGGCGGGTAATAATTCACCAGATCTTACCGATGCTCCGACATGGATAATAGACCCCATTGACGGCACTACCAATTTCGTTCACGGATTCCCGCATACCTGTGTCGTGATCGCTTTAGCAATACGGAAGGAAGTGATGATTGGAATAGTGTACAATCCACTTCTGGAGCAACTATTCACGGCTCGAAAAGGTCGGGGTGCTTTTCTCAACGGAGAACCGATTAGAACCTCGGAAGTGGAGG atttttcaaaagctCTGGTCTGCTTCGAGCCCGGATTTATAAAGATTGAAAGCATGGCAGAGTACGTGGTCGAAAGACTACGAGCAATTATAAAAGTGGCACACGG AATACGGACTCTCGGAGTTGCCGCCTTAACACTTTGCTACGTAGCGATGGGAGCTGTTGACGCTTATCACATTGAAGGACCTGGCATAGAAGCTTGGGACATCGCCGCAGCTTCTCTGATTATTGCAGAAGCCGGAGGTGTTGTCGTCGACCGAGTTACAG GTGATCGAGTGGACATTATGAGGCCAAGAGCGATCGGAGCGGCgaattcaaaaatcgcagcTGCAATGGTGAAGATTATTCACGAAACAGACGAGAGAGTTGACCAAATGAAAAACACTACCAATTGA
- the LOC124407644 gene encoding inositol monophosphatase 2-like, which translates to MTSAEEIEHFFQVAKLLTLEAAEVIKDGINELKDIETKSSDKDLVTKYDKEVERLLFEKLSNEFPDHKFIGEETSSTNKEIPELTDAPTWIIDPIDGTTNFVHRFPQICISVALVINKRLEIGIIYNPCYDEMYTAKKGQGASLNGKSIRPSSTKELKKSLVNLETSALFTTSKTDIGLARFNAIIEVAHGVRTIGSAALALAFVARGIIDVFHMDGLKSWDVAAGCLILTEAGGTIIDTKGGIFNFMAPKVIAAANEVLAIETSKLIIETDLKTLRKRLKKN; encoded by the exons ATGACGAGCGCGGAAGAGATTGAGCATTTTTTCCAAGTTGCCAAGTTATTGACTTTAGAAGCCGCTGAG GTAATCAAGGACGGCATCAACGAATTAAAGGACATAGAGACGAAATCATCCGACAAGGACCTCGTCACTAAATATGACAAAGAAGTTGAGAGGCtgctgtttgaaaaattgtcaaacgAATTTCCGGACCACAA ATTTATCGGAGAGGAAACATCGTCGACTAATAAAGAAATCCCCGAACTTACGGATGCACCAACGTGGATAATAGACCCGATAGACGGGACGACCAATTTTGTTCACCGTTTTCCTCAGATCTGCATTTCAGTTGCTCTGGTGATAAATAAAAGGCTTGAAATAGGAATCATCTATAATCCGTGCTACGATGAGATGTATACCGCGAAGAAAGGTCAGGGTGCCAGTTTGAACGGAAAGTCTATTCGACCATCGTCAACAAAAG agttgaaaaaatcactGGTTAATTTGGAAACTTCGGCGTTATTCACTACATCTAAAACTGACATTGGATTAGCACGTTTCAATGCTATAATCGAGGTTGCTCACGG AGTGCGCACGATAGGTTCTGCCGCTTTGGCTTTAGCTTTCGTAGCCAGAGGGATAATCGACGTATTTCACATGGACGGACTCAAGTCTTGGGACGTTGCCGCGGGTTGTCTTATCTTAACGGAAGCTGGAGGCACCATCATCGACACAAAAG GTGGGATCTTCAATTTTATGGCTCCAAAAGTTATCGCAGCGGCCAACGAAGTTTTGGCCATAGAAACTTCGAAGTTAATAATAGAGACGGATCTGAAGACGCTaagaaaacgattgaaaaagaattga
- the LOC124407642 gene encoding inositol monophosphatase 1-like codes for MGSQQHDLNHYFDFVMKLTIDSAKVIREAIQGGKNIETKAGDWDLVTQYDRKVEEILIAGLSKEFPDHKFIGEETVSTNNYLPELTNAPTWIIDPIDGTTNFVHSFPHTCISIALAINKELEIGIVYNPVLEQLFTARKGRGAFLNGKSIRSSSVEELANSLICIEASYATIEDIRDIILGRLEAFVSIAHGIRTLGSAALTLCHVAMGAAEAYHTDNLMPWDVAAGTLIIKEAGGVVIDTNGGNFEVMSPKVLAVGNHKLGQELVKLIKHADDRTRQKRLKSMQAS; via the exons ATGGGTAGCCAACAACACGATTTGAACCATTACTTCGATTTTGTCATGAAACTGACCATCGACTCCGCGAAG GTGATCAGAGAAGCTATCCAAGgtggtaaaaatatcgaaacaaaagcTGGTGATTGGGACCTGGTGACTCAATACGACCGAAAAGTGGAGGAGATCCTGATAGCTGGATTAAGCAAGGAGTTCCCCGACCATAA ATTCATTGGCGAGGAAACCGTCTCCACTAACAATTATTTGCCAGAATTGACCAATGCACCGACATGGATAATCGACCCCATCGACGGAACTACAAATTTCGTACACTCGTTTCCTCACACGTGCATATCAATTGCTCTGGCAATAAATAAAGAGTTAGAGATTGGCATCGTCTACAATCCGGTTCTTGAACAATTATTCACAGCAAGAAAAGGACGCGGAGCTTTTCTCAATGGGAAATCAATAAGAAGTTCATCGGTCGAAG AACTCGCAAATTCTTTGATCTGCATTGAAGCTTCCTACGCGACAATCGAAGATATCAGAGACATAATCCTTGGAAGACTAGAGGCATTCGTATCAATCGCTCACGGGATCAGAACTCTCGGTTCGGCTGCCTTGACACTTTGTCACGTAGCAATGGGTGCTGCAGAAGCATATCACACCGACAACCTGATGCCTTGGGACGTGGCTGCAGGTACCCTCATAATAAAAGAGGCTGGTGGCGTTGTGATAGATACGAATG GTGGGAATTTTGAAGTGATGAGTCCCAAAGTCCTGGCAGTAGGCAATCACAAGTTGGGTCAAGAGTTGGTCAAGCTGATCAAACACGCGGACGACAGAACACGCCAGAAGAGGCTCAAGAGCATGCAAGCATCGTAG
- the LOC124407640 gene encoding ATP-dependent helicase brm isoform X10: protein MGPGGPGQMGPNGPQGGPHMGQGGPVQMGPGGPGGMGPGGPGLMGPGGPGQMGPGGPGPMGPGGPGQMGPGGPGGQMGPGVSSQMGPGGPGTQMGPGGPGQMGPGGPGQMGPGGGPGQHGPGGPGPQMGPGGLGQQMGPGGPGQQMGPGGPGQQMGPGGPGQQMGPGGPGQQMVSGNPGQQMGPGGPGQQMTPAGPGQQMGPGGPVQQMVPGGPGQMGPGGPGQQMGPGGPGGPGQQMGPGGLNQMGPGGPNQMGPGGPNQMGPGGPNQMGPGGPGQQMGTSGPQGGPHMGPGGPGQMGPGSGQGAPQGGPHIGQGAPQSGPHIGQGQMGPGGPQGGSQIGPGGPSHMSGPPGSSHMGPTGPGSHIGPGGPGQMTSSSGHSMGPGGPSQMGPGGPNQMGPSGPSSIPGGPSPMGPGGQGSQIGQNPPGSMGPSSQSQSQMGPSGPGQLGPTGPGQMGPSGPVNQLNQPASGQMGLGGPGGPPVPGSTSGPVQENLNALQRAIDSMEEKGLQEDPRYSQLLALRARQGNSMGEKQAFSTQQLQQLRVQIMAYRLLARNQPLSQQLALAVQGGAPPPGIGQRPVDQTQGPVTPGPTPQMAGPPVVGPTGPPRPGPQTPQQQQPQQPGTKTNRVTSIAKPAGLDPLLILQERENRVAARISLRMEQLSNLPTNMPEDLRLQAQIELRALRVLNFQRQLRSEIIACTRKDTTLETAVNVKAYKRTKRQGLREARATEKLEKQQKLEAERKRRQKHQEFLSSVLQHGKDFKEFHRNNVAKLARLNKAVLNHHANAEREQKKEQERIEKERMRRLMAEDEEGYRKLIDQKKDKRLAFLLSQTDEYIGNLTEMVKQHKMEQKRKQVEEQKRKKKKKKLQESEGGEDGNGNGDRRVSVTETSTGRKLTGEDAPPLSQLPAFLESHPGWEVLDSESEEEDSEDEENEGKFECKDKYKGDSEDDKVKKTLHKAKVEDDEYKTEEQTYYSIAHTVHEVVTEQASIMVNGKLKEYQIKGLEWLVSLFNNNLNGILADEMGLGKTIQTIALVTHLMEKKKVNGPFLIIVPLSTLSNWVLEFEKWAPSVVVVSYKGSPAGRRAIQSQMRATKFNVLLTTYEYVIKDKGVLAKLQWKYMIIDEGHRMKNHHCKLTQVLNTHYLAPHRLLLTGTPLQNKLPELWALLNFLLPSIFKSCSTFEQWFNAPFATTGEKVELNEEETILIIRRLHKVLRPFLLRRLKKEVESQLPDKVEYIIKCDMSGLQKVLYKHMQSKGVLLTDGSEKGKQGKGGAKALMNTIVQLRKLCNHPFMFQAIEEKYCEHVGIQGSTVVTGPDLYRASGKFELLDRILPKLKATDHRVLLFCQMTQLMTIMEDYLGWRGFMYLRLDGTTKAEDRGDLLKKFNDPGSEYFLFLLSTRAGGLGLNLQAADTVIIFDSDWNPHQDLQAQDRAHRIGQKNEVRVLRLMTVNSVEERILAAARYKLNMDEKVIQAGMFDQKSTGSERQQFLQSILHQDDADDEEENEVPDDETVNQMIARSEGEFEKFQKLDLERRREEAKLGPNRKSRLLEEAELPDWLVKDDDEVERWTYEEDEERFLGRGSRQRKEVDYTDSLTEKEWLKAIDDDGNEFEEEEEDDKKKKKTRKRRKKGEEDDEPIMKKRRGGSSGTSVDPKLKRSMKKLIAVVVNYTDSTNGRLLSEPFMKLPSRRELPDYYEIIRKPLTINKLRQKIDEGKYSDFDDLEKDFMQLCKNAQIYNEEASLIHEDSIVLQSVFTNARQRIEAEGDNSDGDDKGDGDDGSDGDSSVKMKIKFKGKKSGENRGGRRKRVTRKYISDDDEDGEDN from the exons ATGGGGCCTGGTGGTCCAGGACAAATGGGTCCAAACGGTCCGCAGGGTGGACCTCACATGGGCCAAGGCGGTCCAGTGCAAATGGGACCTGGTGGGCCCGGCGGAATGGGTCCGGGAGGTCCAGGCTTAATGGGTCCAGGTGGGCCTGGTCAAATGGGACCTGGAGGCCCAGGACCGATGGGCCCTGGTGGGCCTGGACAGATGGGTCCTGGAGGACCGGGAGGTCAAATGGGTCCTGGGGTATCGAGTCAAATGGGACCCGGAGGACCGGGTACTCAAATGGGCCCTGGTGGGCCAGGACAAATGGGCCCTGGAGGCCCAGGTCAGATGGGCCCAGGAGGAGGACCTGGACAGCATGGACCTGGAGGTCCCGGACCGCAAATGGGACCTGGTGGTCTAGGTCAACAGATGGGCCCTGGGGGGCCCGGGCAACAAATGGGACCTGGAGGACCTGGCCAACAAATGGGCCCGGGTGGACCAGGTCAACAGATGGGTCCAGGAGGGCCGGGGCAACAAATGGTGTCTGGAAATCCGGGTCAACAAATGGGACCGGGAGGACCCGGTCAGCAGATGACCCCTGCAGGCCCTGGTCAGCAAATGGGCCCAGGTGGGCCTGTCCAACAGATGGTACCTGGAGGACCTGGACAAATGGGCCCTGGTGGGCCTGGACAGCAAATGGGACCTGGTGGGCCTGGTGGACCTGGACAACAGATGGGACCAGGTGGGCTCAACCAAATGGGTCCTGGCGGTCCTAATCAAATGGGTCCTGGCGGTCCTAATCAAATGGGCCCTGGTGGTCCTAATCAAATGGGTCCTGGTGGACCTGGACAGCAAATGGGTACAAGTGGTCCTCAGGGTGGACCCCATATGGGACCTGGAGGTCCTGGACAGATGGGACCAGGCAGCGGACAAGGAGCGCCACAGGGTGGACCACATATAGGACAAGGTGCCCCACAGAGTGGACCACATATAGGACAAG GACAAATGGGGCCTGGTGGGCCACAAGGGGGTTCTCAAATCGGGCCAGGTGGTCCTAGTCATATGAGCGGCCCTCCAGGGTCATCGCACATGGGTCCCACTGGACCCGGCAGTCATATTGGTCCAGGTGGACCAGGACAAATGACTTCAAGCAGTGGACACTCAATGGGACCTGGTGGTCCTAGCCAAATGGGACCTGGAGGACCAAATCAAATGGGTCCTAGTGGTCCAAGCTCAATACCCGGAGGACCAAGTCCCATGGGACCAGGAGGACAGGGATCACAGATAGGACAAAACCCTCCTGGATCTATGGGACCAAGCAGTCAGAGTCAAAGCCAAATGGGCCCAAGTGGACCAGGACAATTGGGACCTACAGGTCCTGGGCAAATGGGTCCGAGTGGTCCAGTCAATCAGCTGAATCAGCCAGCATCAGGACAGATGGGACTTGGCGGACCTGGAGGGCCCCCTGTTCCAGGTAGTACATCAGGACCCGTACAAGAGAACTTGAATGCCTTACAGAGGGCGATTGATTCCATGGAAGAAAAAGGACTTCAGGAAGACCCACGTTATTCGCAGCTACTTGCGCTGAGAGCTCGTCAAGGCAATAGTATGGGCGAAAAACAGGCTTTCAGTACCCAACAATTGCAACAACTTCG CGTTCAAATTATGGCCTACAGATTATTAGCACGGAATCAACCTTTGTCTCAACAATTAGCACTCGCTGTTCAAG GCGGAGCTCCTCCTCCAGGTATTGGCCAACGCCCAGTTGATCAAACCCAAGGTCCTGTCACGCCGGGTCCCACCCCGCAAATGGCTGGCCCTCCTGTTGTTGGACCCACTGGTCCCCCCAGACCTGGACCACAAACACCACAGCAACAGCAACCTCAACAACCCGGCACCAAGACTAACAGAGTTACGAGCATAGCAAAACCAGCTGGACTTGATCCTCTGTTGATATTGCAAGAGCGTGAGAATAG AGTTGCTGCGCGTATCAGTCTTCGGATGGAACAACTCAGCAATCTACCGACTAATATGCCAGAAGATCTTCGTCTTCAAGCACAAATTGAATTGAGAGCTTTGCGCGTTCTCAATTTCCAACGTCAGCTTAGATCCGAG ataATAGCTTGTACGCGTAAAGATACTACTTTGGAAACAGCGGTAAATGTTAAGGCCTACAAAAGAACGAAACGACAGGGCTTGCGGGAAGCTAGAGCTACGGAAAAGTTGGAAAAGCAACAGAAGTTGGAAGCTGAGCGTAAGCGCAGACAGAAACATCAG GAATTTTTGAGCTCTGTGCTCCAGCATGGCAAGGACTTTAAGGAATTCCATCGCAATAATGTCGCAAAATTGGCACGTTTGAACAAAGCTGTACTGAATCATCATGCCAACGCCGAGCGAGAGCAAAAGAAGGAACAAGAACGTATCGAAAAGGAACGTATGCGCCGTTTAATGGCCGAGGATGAAGAAGGTTACAGAAAATTGATCGATCAGAAAAAAGACAAACGTTTAGCATTCTTGCTTTCGCAAACCGATGAATATATTGGAAACCTTACCGAAATGGTTAAGCAACATAAAatggaacaaaaaagaaaacaagttgAAGAACAAAAGCGTAAAAAG aagaaaaagaagctaCAAGAAAGTGAAGGCGGTGAAGATGGTAATGGGAACGGTGACAGACGTGTATCAGTTACCGAAACTTCTACTGGCCGTAAATTGACTGGCGAAGATGCACCGCCCTTGAGTCAGCTGCCAGCATTTTTAGAATCTCATCCTGGATGGGAAGTATTAGATTCTGAAAGTGAAGAGGAAGATAGTGAAGATGAGGAAAACGAGGGCAAGTTTGAGT GTAAAGATAAATATAAAGGAGATTCCGAGGATGATAAAGTTAAGAAAACGCTTCATAAAGCTAAGGTCGAAGATGACGAATACAAAACTGAGGAACAAACTTACTACAGTATAGCCCATACTGTACATGAAGTTGTGACTGAACAAGCTTCTATCATGGTTAACGgaaagttgaaagaatatCAAATAAAG ggTTTGGAGTGGTTGGTATCTTTGTTCAATAACAATCTAAATGGGATTTTGGCCGATGAGATGGGTTTGGGTAAAACTATTCAGACAATCGCCCTGGTCACGCACCttatggaaaagaaaaaagtcaatGGCCCCTTCTTGATCATTGTTCCTCTATC GACATTGTCCAATTGGGtgttggaatttgaaaaatgggcACCTAGCGTGGTAGTGGTTTCTTATAAAGGCTCTCCTGCTGGTCGTAGAGCTATACAATCACAAATGAGAGCAACCAAGTTTAATGTTCTCTTGACTACCTACGAGTATGTTATCAAAGACAAAGGTGTTCTAGCTAAGCTGCAATGGAAGTACATGATTATTGACGAAGGTCATAGAATGAAGAATCATCATTGCAAACTGACACAAGTACTGAACACTCATTACCTCGCGCCACATCGTTTGTTGCTAACTGGTACCCCATTGCAAAATAAACTCCCAGAATTGTGGGCGTTACTGAACTTTTTACTACCgtcgattttcaaatcttgTAGCACATTTGAACAATGGTTCAACGCGCCTTTTGCTACAACTGGTGAAAAA GTTGAACTGAACGAAGAAGAAACTATCTTGATCATTCGTCGTTTACACAAAGTATTGCGTCCGTTCTTGCTTCGTCGTCTAAAGAAGGAAGTCGAATCCCAATTGCCAGATAAGGTTGAATACATCATCAAGTGCGATATGTCAGGCCTACAGAAGGTGCTTTACAA ACACATGCAGAGCAAGGGGGTGTTACTGACAGATGGCTCCGAGAAAGGCAAGCAAGGCAAGGGTGGCGCTAAGGCTCTCATGAATACAATTGTGCAATTGAGGAAATTATGCAATCATCCATTCATGTTCCAAGCCATAGAAGAAAAGTATTGCGAACATGTCGGAATTCAAGGATCTACCGTGGTTACTGG TCCGGATCTGTATCGAGCGTCCGGAAAGTTCGAGCTGCTAGATCGCATTCTTCCCAAATTGAAGGCCACGGATCACAGAGTATTGCTTTTCTGCCAAATGACACAATTAATGACAATTATGGAGGATTATTTGGGCTGGAGAGGTTTCATGTACCTACGTCTCGATGGTACTACCAAAGCTGAAGACCGAGGGGATTTGCTAAAGAAATTCAACGATCCTGGATCcgaatattttctctttctcctatCAACTAGAGCTGGAGGTCTTGGTCTTAATCTGCAGGCCGCAGACACCGTGATCATATTCGATTCTGACTGGAATCCTCAtcag GATTTGCAAGCTCAAGACAGAGCTCATAGAATTGGTCAAAAGAACGAGGTTCGCGTACTACGTTTAATGACCGTCAACTCTGTCGAGGAACGAATATTGGCTGCTGCCAGGTACAAATTGAACATGGACGAAAAAGTCATTCAGGCTGGAATGTTTGATCAGAAGTCCACAGGGTCAGAACGACAACAATTCCTCCAGAGTATATTGCATCAAGATGACGCTGATGATGAG GAGGAAAATGAAGTGCCAGATGATGAAACGGTGAATCAAATGATAGCACGTTCGGAAGGAGAGTTTGAGAAATTCCAAAAACTTGACTTAGaacgaagaagagaagaagcaaAATTAGGGCCCAACCGCAAATCACGTCTATTGGAAGAAGCAGAGCTGCCTGACTGGCTAGTCAAAGACGATGACGAGGTGGAAAGGTGGACTTACGAAGAGGACGAAGAAAGATTTTTAGGCAGAGGTTCTCGTCAGCGTAAAGAGGTTGATTACACTGATAGTTTAACAGAAAAAGAATGGTTGAAAGCTATCGATGATGACGGTAATGagttcgaagaagaagaagaagatgataagaagaaaaagaagacccGCAAACGTAGGAAAAAAGGTGAAGAAGATGACGAACCGATAATGAAAAAACGGCGTGGTGGTAGCTCTGGTACATCTGTTGACCCGAAATTAAAACgcagtatgaaaaaattgatcgctGTTGTTGTCAATTATACTGATAGTACAAACGGCCGATTATTGAGCGAACCTTTTATGAAATTACCTTCAAGACGTGAATTACCTGATTACTACGAAATAATAAGAAAGCctttaacaataaataaactg